TAATCTTGCGGGCGAAAGTATTGCCGGCGGACGCTGGACGGATAAACGAAAGCAACAAATCCTCAGCAGCCGCATTCAGTCCACAAAAGCTGTGGTTAATGCCATAAACGAAGCAGACAAGAAACCCAAAGTGCTGATTCAGGCCAGTGCTGTAGGTTATTATGGCGCAGATAACATCAGGACGTTTGACGAAAATTCCAGCGCAGGCAAAGGTTTTCTGGCGGATGTAACTGTTCAATGGGAGCAGGCAGCTAAAGAGTTGGATAAAAGTGTCAGGGTGGTGTTTTTGCGAACGGGGGTTGTCTTAGACTATAATGGAGGTGCGCTTCCGAAAATGGCTATGCCTTTTAAACTTGGGATTGGAGGTCATATCGGGTTGGGCAAGCAATGGTTTTCCTGGATTCACATCGACGATGAAGTGCGCGCCATCGAATTTCTGCTCGAAAACGAAAATGCATTCGGTCCATTTAACCTCACTGCTCCTGAGCCGGTTACGATGAAAGAATTTTCAAAAACGCTCGGGAAAGCCCTGAAGCGCCCATCCTGGTTGCATGTTCCGTCATTCGCCATCAAACTCCTGATGGGAAAGATGGGTGAAGAGATGCTCCTGAGCGGACAACGAGTGGTTCCAAAAAAATTGATGGAATTGGGTTTTACCTTTCGTTACACCATAGTTTTTGATGCGTTGAAGTCAATTTTTAGCCCGGGTTAATCCACACATAAGAAACGGGATAATGACCGGTGTGCTGGCCACTCAATAGAAACCGGGTTAATAATTTGGATTTCAGTTTACGGCTATTCATCAAACAGCTCAAACTTGATCCCCTGGGCAAGCGGCAACTCCTTACCAAAGTTGATGGTGTTGGTTTGCCGGCGCATGTAAGCTTTCCAGCTATCTGAGCCGGATTCACGGCCGCCGCCGGTATCTTTTTCACCTCCGAATGCTCCGCCGATTTCAGCGCCATTGGTGGCAATATTCACATTGGCGATGCCACAGTCAGAACCTGCATGAGAAAGGAAAAACTCTGTTTCGTGGATATTTTTGCTGAAGATGGCTGACGATAGTCCTTGCGGTACATTATTATGCAACTCAATGGCCTGCTCGATGGTTTTGTATTTGATAAGGTAGAGCAAAGGAGCGAACGTTTCTTCCTGCACGATT
This window of the Bacteroidales bacterium genome carries:
- a CDS encoding TIGR01777 family protein, with amino-acid sequence MKIILIGATGFIGQQLVKNLSSKKHHLTIVSRNKAKAEKIFLNHSDFAGWDGRDPKALTDIINCSDAVINLAGESIAGGRWTDKRKQQILSSRIQSTKAVVNAINEADKKPKVLIQASAVGYYGADNIRTFDENSSAGKGFLADVTVQWEQAAKELDKSVRVVFLRTGVVLDYNGGALPKMAMPFKLGIGGHIGLGKQWFSWIHIDDEVRAIEFLLENENAFGPFNLTAPEPVTMKEFSKTLGKALKRPSWLHVPSFAIKLLMGKMGEEMLLSGQRVVPKKLMELGFTFRYTIVFDALKSIFSPG